The following coding sequences lie in one Apium graveolens cultivar Ventura chromosome 3, ASM990537v1, whole genome shotgun sequence genomic window:
- the LOC141713164 gene encoding uncharacterized protein LOC141713164, whose amino-acid sequence MKRVLLRNLTHFTRNHHRNNFKNPPHFQSFHLNKPNPDASFFISSPILTKFRSFSSENDSNNNVSSVPEASGLDDSEKKKLAVLDGVEDVSNKELKAKIEKYFKGDEEALPDIFEAVLKRKLVGKHEDTDDELLDEFQMQSLQDVKDKDFESDFEEMHETDEEIDDLYDAMDIVKRKMSKDELFNMDDKKWEELVREGVEHGLLKDTKECEAILEDMLNWDKLLPDEIKKKVDKKFNEIAAMIEAGEIEEEKGYELFKEYEDKMVLECAKLMEAEGSPQFDDAKPDTKKDIDDPPGEGAILRWQSRCVFAPGSDAWHPKNRKVKMGVTVKELELNKHEFRRLRELVGKRYHPGKDELMITSERFEHREENRKDCLRTLYALLEESYKANQLVHDTRTSYVKERLRANPQFMERLRAKTLQNGASLPS is encoded by the exons ATGAAACGAGTTTTGCTTCGAAATCTCACACATTTCACTCGAAATCACCATCGTAATAATTTCAAGAATCCACCTCATTTTCAATCTTTTCACTTAAACAAACCAAACCCAGATGCCAGTTTTTTCATATCTTCACCTATACTCACAAAGTTCCGATCTTTCTCTTCTGAAAATGACAGTAACAATAATGTTAGCTCTGTTCCTGAGGCAAGTGGCTTAGACGACTCTGAGAAGAAGAAGCTTGCTGTTCTTGATGGTGTTGAAGATGTTAGTAATAAAG AGCTGAAAGCGAAGATAGAAAAGTACTTTAAAGGTGATGAAGAGGCACTTCCGGACATATTTGAGGCAGTTTTGAAGCGAAAGCTGGTTGGCAAGCACGAGGACACAGACGATGAGCTGCTGGATGAGTTCCAGATGCAGTCATTACAGGATGTGAAGGACAAAGACTTTGAATCTGATTTTGAAGAGATGCACGAGACTGATGAAGAGATTGATGATTTATACGATGCGATGGATATTGTGAAGCGTAAAATGTCTAAAGATGAGTTATTTAACATGGATGATAAGAAATGGGAGGAGTTGGTTAGGGAAGGTGTTGAGCATGGTTTACTTAAGGATACAAAGGAGTGTGAAGCGATTTTGGAGGATATGCTCAATTGGGATAAGCTCCTTCCAG ATGAGATAAAGAAGAAGGTTGATAAGAAGTTTAACGAGATAGCAGCCATGATTGAAGCTGGTGAAATTGAGGAAGAAAAAGGTTATGAGCTTTTTAAGGAGTATGAGGATAAGATGGTACTTGAATGTGCTAAATTGATGGAAGCAGAGGGCTCACCTCAGTTTGATGACGCTAAGCCAGACACGAAAAAGGATATAGATGATCCACCAGGAGAGGGAGCAATCCTCAGATGGCAATCAAGATGTGTCTTCGCTCCTGGTAGTGATGCGTGGCATCCTAAAAATCGGAAAGTGAAAATGGGTGTTACTGTGAAAGAGCTTGAACTTAACAAACATGAATTCCGTCGTCTCAGGGAATTGGTTGGAAAGCGATACCATCCAGGGAAAGATGAGTTAATGATCACTAGTGAGAG GTTTGAGCATCGGGAAGAGAACAGGAAGGACTGCCTTAGGACTCTATATGCCCTTCTCGAGGAGTCTTATAAAGCTAATCAGTTGGTACATGACACACGTACTTCATACGTCAAGGAAAGGCTTCGAGCTAACCCACAGTTTATGGAGAGGCTGCGTGCCAAGACACTGCAAAACGGAGCTTCATTGCCTTCATGA